A stretch of Cynocephalus volans isolate mCynVol1 chromosome 9, mCynVol1.pri, whole genome shotgun sequence DNA encodes these proteins:
- the CFAP184 gene encoding coiled-coil domain-containing protein 96 — protein sequence MDGQSEHTGGSEGDGGDEGGLASRPSESKASSGPQSPAEPAEPEPDREPEREPEAEKVEASEGGAAADAQAGTPEGPAATETAGEGGSGAPGRPSEPGETAEAGDEELAKPEPEAGPQEPGAAAEEEQEEGETREAPSRASLPLSTAGGEKAAPGREAERESAEGEDEGAEARAATSGERRQSPGEEDLEWTAEVRRLQEQQLRSELLEQYRSLLVERSRYQRYNVYLQHQIVEALRKKKGLDAAEVPDKGVEAEAPEKEQAYLGYLAVLEELRKQQADDLAWYHQELDQLKQQCQEKLARVEKEWRGFQALKKQVVMQAMGSCRMRGGRQAALREVEQIQALEDKKEKEMSAVRLENVQLKQSLVHFETRMKAQEELSEGLLFIDFEQLKIENQTFNEKAEERNEELLKLRNKVTNNVQIVTHVKEKLHFMDMENACKKAQLSEIESQVALGRDILTKTKKARDSLRIDNIRLNQKCGLLGKESLLRDLEEKVEKAELLSRRLESLKRHHAGLTLSCRGVKQKIREAKAFLPS from the coding sequence ATGGACGGCCAGTCGGAGCACACTGGGGGCAGCGAGGGGGACGGCGGAGATGAGGGCGGCCTGGCCTCGAGGCCGTCTGAGAGCAAGGCCAGCTCTGGTCCCCAGAGCCCGGCCGAACCCGCGGAGCCGGAGCCGGACCGGGAGCCGGAGAGGGAGCCGGAGGCGGAGAAGGTAGAGGCTTCGGAGGGAGGCGCCGCCGCGGACGCGCAGGCCGGAACCCCGGAAGGGCCGGCGGCCACAGAGACTGCGGGCGAGGGGGGCTCCGGAGCGCCGGGGAGGCCGTCCGAGCCCGGGGAGACGGCCGAGGCCGGGGACGAGGAGCTAGCCAAGCCGGAACCCGAAGCAGGCCCCCAGGAACCGGGGGCGGCGgcggaggaggagcaggaggagggggagacgAGGGAAGCCCCGTCCCGGGCCTCTCTGCCGCTGTCCACGGCCGGCGGGGAAAAGGCTGCGCCAGGCCGGGAGGCCGAGAGAGAGAGCGCGGAGGGGGAGGACGAGGGCGCGGAAGCACGCGCGGCGACAAGTGGCGAGAGGCGGCAGTCTCCGGGCGAGGAGGACTTGGAGTGGACCGCGGAGGTCCGCAGGCTGCAGGAGCAGCAGCTGCGCAGCGAGCTCCTGGAGCAGTACCGCTCGCTGCTGGTGGAGCGGAGCCGCTACCAGCGCTACAACGTGTACCTGCAGCACCAGATCGTGGAGGCGCTGCGCAAGAAGAAGGGCCTGGACGCGGCCGAGGTGCCCGACAAGGGCGTGGAGGCCGAGGCCCCCGAGAAAGAGCAGGCGTACTTGGGCTATCTGGCCGTGCTGGAGGAGCTGAGGAAGCAGCAGGCAGACGACCTGGCGTGGTACCACCAGGAACTGGACCAGCTgaagcagcagtgccaggagaagctCGCCAGGGTGGAGAAGGAGTGGCGAGGCTTCCAGGCCCTCAAGAAGCAGGTGGTGATGCAGGCCATGGGCAGCTGTCGGATGAGGGGTGGGCGCCAGGCTGCTCTGCGGGAGGTGGAGCAGATCcaggcgctggaggataaaaaggaaaaggagatgaGCGCTGTGCGGCTAGAGAACGTGCAGCTGAAGCAGAGCCTGGTGCATTTTGAAACCAGGATGAAGGCGCAGGAGGAGTTGAGCGAGGGTCTGCTCTTCATCGATTTTGAACAGCTTAAGATTGAGAACCAGACCTTCAATGAGAAAGCTGAGGAACGAAATGAGGAACTTTTGAAACTGCGCAACAAGGTAACCAACAATGTGCAAATAGTAACCCATGTGAAGGAAAAGTTGCACTTTATGGATATGGAAAATGCATGCAAAAAGGCACAGCTTTCGGAAATTGAGTCTCAGGTGGCCCTAGGAAGGGATATCTTGACCAAGACTAAGAAAGCCCGAGACAGCCTGCGGATTGACAACATCAGGCTGAACCAGAAGTGTGGGCTCCTGGGCAAGGAATCACTCCTTCGGGACTTGGAAGAAAAGGTGGAAAAGGCTGAGCTGCTCAGTCGGCGGCTGGAATCCCTGAAGCGCCATCACGCTGGGCTGACATTGTCCTGCAGAGGCGTGAAGCAGAAGATCCGGGAAGCCAAAGCCTTTCTCCCCTCTTGA